A genomic window from Dechloromonas sp. A34 includes:
- a CDS encoding phasin family protein has product MQQQLDLLFQGIELSRKLGTQALTGFEKFVSLNLDHTQDFIGRTSQQLKAACTERSFSQDPEQWAEEFQDAVRSSIESTRDVVLAASDYQTASLRLLQDQSAELQKLISTSLNEQLGAAKAVSGEKRVGKSATLVQKMAA; this is encoded by the coding sequence ATGCAGCAACAACTTGATTTGTTATTTCAGGGCATCGAACTTTCGCGGAAGCTGGGCACCCAGGCGCTCACCGGTTTTGAAAAATTCGTTTCCCTGAATCTGGACCACACGCAAGATTTTATCGGTCGCACCAGCCAGCAGTTGAAGGCGGCATGTACTGAGCGGAGTTTTAGCCAGGACCCCGAGCAATGGGCTGAGGAATTCCAGGACGCGGTGCGCAGTTCGATCGAATCGACGCGCGATGTCGTGCTCGCCGCTAGCGACTACCAGACCGCATCCCTGCGCCTGCTGCAAGACCAGTCGGCCGAACTGCAGAAGCTGATTTCCACCTCGCTCAACGAGCAGTTGGGTGCAGCCAAAGCTGTTTCCGGTGAAAAACGCGTCGGCAAGTCAGCTACGCTGGTCCAGAAAATGGCCGCCTGA
- a CDS encoding DUF2917 domain-containing protein, translating into MVTYARLLLYPGEILRLDGDREFAIACEQGELWLTAGVEGVDHDLKAGQRARCPKGRILIEGSGVLAIEPVDCRQPFGQWHGILPFRNLELIGQSPAKTSLHARTL; encoded by the coding sequence ATGGTTACATATGCCCGTTTGTTGCTCTACCCCGGTGAAATCCTGCGGCTGGATGGCGACCGCGAATTCGCGATTGCCTGCGAACAAGGGGAGCTTTGGCTGACCGCCGGGGTCGAAGGGGTTGATCACGACCTCAAGGCCGGCCAGCGCGCCCGCTGTCCGAAAGGCCGCATCCTGATCGAAGGCAGCGGCGTGCTGGCCATCGAACCGGTGGATTGCCGGCAGCCCTTCGGCCAATGGCATGGCATCCTACCGTTTCGTAATCTTGAACTGATCGGCCAGTCGCCGGCCAAAACTTCACTTCATGCGAGGACTCTCTGA
- a CDS encoding response regulator transcription factor — protein sequence MMKRILIVDDHAVVRFGLRQFLADTGDLEITAEAASGAEALALVHKGDWDLVLLDMALPDLNGLEVLKRIKRVRPEMPVLIFSMFSEAEFAIPALDAGASGYLNKDSPPHQMLTAIRTVVDGARYVSPTLAEKLLSGLASAGPRPPHEALSKREMEVLLLLSKGVSLTKIGETLFVSVKTVSTYRSRILEKLGVQSNAELTRYVMEHKLD from the coding sequence ATGATGAAACGGATATTGATTGTTGATGACCACGCGGTGGTGCGTTTCGGCCTGCGCCAATTTCTGGCCGATACCGGGGATCTCGAAATTACCGCCGAGGCCGCCAGCGGGGCGGAAGCGCTCGCCCTGGTGCATAAGGGTGACTGGGATCTGGTCCTGCTCGACATGGCATTGCCGGACCTCAACGGGCTCGAGGTTCTCAAGCGGATCAAGCGCGTCCGCCCCGAGATGCCGGTGCTGATCTTCAGCATGTTCTCGGAGGCCGAATTCGCCATTCCCGCCCTCGATGCCGGTGCCTCCGGCTATCTCAACAAGGACAGCCCGCCGCATCAGATGCTGACGGCGATTCGCACGGTGGTGGACGGCGCCCGCTATGTCAGCCCGACGCTCGCTGAAAAGTTGCTGTCCGGCCTGGCATCGGCCGGGCCGCGGCCGCCGCACGAAGCGCTTTCGAAGCGCGAGATGGAGGTCTTGCTTCTGCTCAGCAAGGGGGTTTCGCTGACCAAAATCGGCGAGACGCTGTTCGTCAGCGTCAAGACGGTCAGTACCTATCGGTCGCGAATACTGGAAAAACTGGGTGTCCAGTCCAACGCCGAACTGACCCGCTACGTGATGGAACACAAGCTCGACTGA
- a CDS encoding LysR substrate-binding domain-containing protein — translation MENLPPMPALRAFEAVARLGSVVQAADELHVTHGAVSQQLRSLEDYLGLSLFTRAGKRLNITEDGRIYALRLRMALKDISAATTDVLSLPRADELIIAILPSFGANWLVRRLPRFLAAHPDLKLTLRASLEVIDFAVDRVDAAIRMGPGGWEGTSQTQLFIDQLVAVAAPGFNGGNLPQTPGEILAAPLIRSVESWSNWIAAAGLPETPLGGPVYSDSNLVIEALRQGQGVSLTRRSLVHDALQRGELVLLSNITVPYQNPYWLVWPMRSHGTAKLLAFSDWLQAEVRNYLAEMGSAQQPPDARMNPITPAGAIE, via the coding sequence ATGGAAAACCTGCCACCCATGCCCGCCCTGCGCGCCTTCGAAGCGGTTGCCCGCCTGGGCAGCGTCGTTCAGGCAGCCGACGAGCTGCATGTCACGCACGGCGCGGTCAGCCAGCAGTTGCGTTCGCTCGAGGACTATCTCGGCCTCAGCCTGTTCACCCGCGCCGGCAAGCGCCTGAACATTACCGAAGACGGCCGCATCTACGCCCTGCGCCTACGCATGGCGCTCAAGGACATTTCCGCCGCCACTACCGATGTGCTCTCGCTGCCCCGCGCCGACGAGCTGATCATCGCCATCCTGCCCTCCTTCGGCGCCAACTGGCTGGTTCGCCGCCTGCCGCGCTTTCTGGCGGCGCACCCCGATCTCAAGCTGACTTTGCGGGCCAGCCTCGAAGTCATCGATTTCGCGGTCGACCGAGTCGATGCCGCGATCCGCATGGGGCCCGGCGGCTGGGAAGGCACTTCGCAGACCCAGCTATTCATTGACCAACTGGTCGCCGTCGCCGCCCCCGGCTTCAATGGCGGCAACCTGCCGCAGACGCCGGGAGAGATCCTCGCCGCGCCGCTGATCCGCTCGGTCGAAAGCTGGAGTAACTGGATCGCCGCCGCCGGCCTGCCGGAAACCCCGCTCGGCGGACCGGTCTATAGCGATTCCAACCTGGTCATCGAAGCCCTGCGCCAGGGCCAAGGGGTCAGCCTGACCCGCCGTTCGCTGGTGCACGACGCGCTGCAGCGCGGCGAACTGGTCCTGCTCTCGAATATCACCGTGCCCTACCAGAACCCCTACTGGCTGGTCTGGCCCATGCGCAGCCACGGCACTGCCAAGCTGCTGGCCTTTAGCGACTGGTTGCAGGCCGAAGTCCGCAACTATCTCGCCGAAATGGGCTCTGCGCAACAGCCACCGGACGCCAGAATGAACCCAATCACCCCAGCCGGAGCAATCGAATGA